The Lactuca sativa cultivar Salinas chromosome 2, Lsat_Salinas_v11, whole genome shotgun sequence genome includes a window with the following:
- the LOC111882660 gene encoding putative DNA-binding protein At1g48610, with product MMNSPPGLSKRKPGRPPKHRSDSEPLSSSPGLGNDSVAVPSPPPTENSAATAKRGRGRPPKVGATTGGHITVFGGGETQAVETPSENSSREPKMMSGTMGSKRGRGRPRRIGIGTVTVPLSGNVLRRRGRPKKRDGRSNVAANGGAGDRGLGSRSSRRSAINIAKLIGKTLGKPNKVGAGTAIVVTDPRQLVVYQELKTKYDLLQSKVKEVVNVIKPHIDYENPAFKVIQEVEAMEDM from the exons ATGATGAATTCGCCACCTGGTTTGTCGAAAAGGAAACCGGGTCGTCCTCCTAAGCATAGATCTGATTCTGAGCCTCTTTCTTCTTCACCAGGACTGGGTAATGACAGTGTTGCAGTTCCATCACCTCCACCAACTGAGAACTCGGCAGCGACGGCGAAAAGAGGCCGTGGTCGTCCACCGAAGGTTGGCGCTACCACCGGTGGTCATATAACTGTATTTGGTGGTGGTGAAACTCAGGCTGTCGAGACGCCATCTGAGAATTCTTCACGCGAACCTAAAATGATGTCAGGAACGATGGGTAGTAAGAGGGGTCGTGGTAGACCGAGGAGGATCGGAATCGGAACGGTGACTGTACCGTTATCTGGAAATGTGCTCCGGCGAAGAGGAAGACCGAAGAAGAGGGATGGAAGATCAAATGTGGCTGCTAATGGCGGTGCCGGCGATCGTGGATTGGGTTCAAGGTCTAGTCGGCGTTCTGCCATCAACATTGCGAAATTGATTGGAAAAACTCTGGGAAAACCTAACAAG GTTGGAGCTGGGACAGCGATTGTAGTGACAGATCCACGTCAGCTTGTGGTTTATCAAGAATTGAAGACCAAATATGACCTTCTG CAATCAAAAGTGAAGGAAGTGGTGAATGTGATTAAGCCGCATATAGACTATGAAAACCCTGCTTTTAAGGTGATACAAGAGGTTGAAGCCATGGAAGATATGTGA
- the LOC111882659 gene encoding dolichyl-diphosphooligosaccharide--protein glycosyltransferase subunit STT3B, producing the protein MVGKVDAAKGGAKSLQSPASNQASSKPDLSSMSTTFSFKTLKLKTKQQELLIRVTILGLVYILAFITRLFSVLRYESMIHEFDPYFNYRTTLYLTEKGFYEFWNWFDSESWYPLGRIIGGTLYPGLMVTAAILYWTLKFLRFAVHIREICVLTAPFFASNTTIVAYFFGKELWDSGAGLVAAALIAICPGYISRSVAGSYDNEGVAIFALLLTFYLFVKAVNTGSLAWSLASAFGYFYMVSAWGGYVFIINLIPLYVLVLLITGRYSMRLYVAYNCMYIVGMLLAMQIRFVGFQHVQSGEHMAAMGVFFLIQVFYFLLYVKNMLNDTKLFQALLRIGVTSAVAVGAIALGVGTASGYISPWTGRFYSLLDPTYAKDHIPIIASVSEHQPTAWSSFMFDFHILLFLFPAGLYFCFKRLTDATIFIVMYGLTSMYFAGVMVRLILVATPAVCLISAIAVSATIKNLTHAIRGKTSQTVSSKGTGSTKGLSKQQASLDQSIPFLKNGATALLLGAFYLLSRYAIHCTWVTSEAYSSPSIVLAARGAHGQRIIFDDYREAYFWIRQNTPSDAKIMSWWDYGYQITAMGNRTVIVDNNTWNNTHIATVGRAMSSYEDEAYEIMRSLDVDYVLVVFGGVTGYSSDDINKFLWMVRIGGGVFPVIKEPDYLVNGEYRVDKGAAPKMLNCLMYKLCYYRFGELTTEYGKPPGYDRARGVEIGNKDVKLEYLEEAFTTSNWIVRIYKVKPPTNRW; encoded by the exons ATGGTTGGAAAAGTAGACGCCGCGAAGGGCGGTGCGAAGTCTTTGCAGTCGCCGGCGTCCAATCAAGCATCCTCCAAGCCCGATCTGTCATCCATGTCCACAACATTCTCattcaaaaccctaaaactgaaaaCGAAGCAACAAGAGCTGTTGATCCGAGTCACAATCCTCGGCCTCGTCTACATTTTAGCTTTCATCACTCGTCTCTTCAGCGTTCTCCGCTACGAGAGTATGATTCATGAATTTGATCCGTATTTCAACTATCGAACTACTCTCTACCTAACCGAAAAAGGTTTCTACGAGTTCTGGAACTGGTTTGACTCCGAGAGTTGGTATCCGCTTGGCCGAATCATTGGTGGAACTCTCTATCCAGGTCTTATGGTCACCGCCGCTATCCTTTACTGGACTCTCAAATTTCTCCGATTCGCGGTTCATATCCGCGAGATCTGTGTGCTAACTGCTCCATTTTTCGCTTCCAATACCACGATCGTCGCGTATTTCTTCGGGAAAGAGCTGTGGGACTCAGGTGCAGGTCTAGTTGCGGCGGCCTTGATCGCTATTTGTCCTGGATACATTTCGAGGTCGGTGGCTGGGTCTTATGACAATGAAGGCGTTGCCATTTTTGCTCTGTTGCTTACTTTCTACTTGTTCGTTAAGGCTGTCAATACTGGATCGCTTGCCTGGTCTCTCGCTTCAGCTTTTGGATACTTCTACATGGTCTCCGCATGGGGTGGTTATGTGTTTATCATCAATTTAATTCCATTATATGTGTTGGTCCTGTTGATCACCGGTAGGTATTCCATGAGGCTGTATGTCGCTTATAACTGTATGTATATAGTCGGAATGTTGCTAGCAATGCAGATTCGGTTTGTTGGGTTTCAACATGTTCAGTCAGGGGAACATATGGCTGCCATGGGAGTGTTCTTCTTGATTCAGGTATTCTACTTCCTACTTTACGTGAAGAACATGTTGAACGATACAAAGCTGTTTCAAGCCCTTTTGAGGATCGGTGTAACATCAGCAGTAGCTGTGGGTGCTATTGCACTTGGAGTAGGAACAGCTTCTGGTTATATCTCACCATGGACAGGCCGGTTTTACTCTTTACTGGATCCAACATATGCTAAAGATCATATTCCAATTATAGCATCAGTCTCTGAGCATCAACCTACTGCATGGTCATCCTTCATGTTTGATTTCCACATTCTTCTTTTCCTATTTCCAGCGGGTTTATACTTCTGCTTCAAGAGATTAACAGACGCCACAATCTTCATTGTGATGTATGGTCTCACGAGTATGTATTTTGCTGGTGTGATGGTTCGTTTGATTCTTGTTGCAACACCTGCAGTATGCCTCATAAGTGCTATTGCAGTATCTGCTACAATAAAGAATTTGACCCATGCCATTAGAGGAAAAACCAGTCAAACAGTATCTTCTAAAGGAACAGGAAGCACAAAGGGATTATCTAAG CAACAAGCTTCTCTTGACCAAAGCATCCCATTCCTTAAAAATGGTGCAACTGCATTACTTCTTGGAGCATTCTACTTACTAAGCAGATACGCAATCCACTGCACATGGGTGACATCAGAAGCCTACTCATCTCCTTCAATTGTGTTAGCTGCCCGAGGTGCCCACGGGCAGAGGATTATCTTTGATGATTATCGTGAAGCATACTTTTGGATTCGACAAAATACTCCTTCAGATGCTAAAATCATGTCATGGTGGGATTACGGGTATCAAATCACAGCCATGGGGAATAGAACTGTGATTGTGGACAATAATACATGGAACAATACACACATTGCTACAGTTGGAAGGGCAATGTCGTCATATGAGGATGAAGCTTATGAGATTATGAGATCCCTTGATGTTGATTATGTGTTGGTTGTTTTTGGTGGTGTTACTGGCTACTCTTCTGATGACATTAACAA GTTTTTGTGGATGGTGAGAATTGGAGGTGGAGTTTTCCCTGTGATAAAGGAACCTGATTATCTTGTTAATGGTGAATATCGTGTTGATAAAGGAGCAGCTCCCAAGATGTTGAATTGTCTAAT GTACAAGCTTTGTTATTATCGGTTTGGAGAGCTTACGACCGAGTATGGAAAACCGCCAGG GTATGACAGAGCACGGGGGGTTGAAATAGGGAATAAAGACGTGAAACTTGAATACTTGGAAGAAGCATTCACAACATCAAATTGGATTGTTAGGATTTACAAAGTTAAGCCACCTACCAACAGATGGTAA